One genomic region from Salvelinus fontinalis isolate EN_2023a chromosome 18, ASM2944872v1, whole genome shotgun sequence encodes:
- the LOC129815689 gene encoding protein CBFA2T2-like isoform X3, whose protein sequence is MPGSPVDVKTHSRPVPRPVPSSSSATMPPLPSVNPSGPRPASFSSTTLTNGIHHSPPTLNAVPSPPQRYSNGPSSSSSSSLANQQLPATCGARQLSKLKRFLTTLQQFGNDISPEIGESVRNLVLALVNSTVTIEEFHSRLQEATNFPLRPFVIPFLKANLPLLQRELLHCARAAKQTPAQYLSQHEHLLLSTTLASPPDSSELLLEPSERERNATVKRHSPNRGKENGFHERPPAPLEPPAKRICTISPAPRHSPANPLPLSAQLHPTPPPLQHYALEDISAPHLLHRESGHRILELRELKDRPRLPGSNGGYREEPVDHRLTDREWADEWRHLDHVLNCIVEMVEKTRRSVAVLRRCQESDREELNYWRRRSSEQEDSRKGGAATMPTPFSKTHSPRKAAVPAPFSKTHSPHTTEGLSSESQRDLAPRPGSGYVPDEIWRKAEEAVNEVKRQAMDEVQKAVAEAEHKAFEMIASERAKMEKTLSEAKRKATEDAIQVINEQEDSSECCWNCGRKASETCSGCNAARYCGSFCQHKDWERHHLICSPGLQTQPKPVSAITAARAAAAAAAVTAGAKAPESVPTTASPGGEKGLVASRSSTPSTPTLVLETNGQ, encoded by the exons ATGCCCGGCTCTCCTGTGGATGTCAAGACTCATTCCAGACCAGTCCCCAGACCagtccccagcagcagcagcgccACCATGCCGCCCCTGCCCTCCGTGAACCCCAGCGGACCCCGGccagcctccttctcctccaccacTC TGACCAATGGAATCCACCACTCCCCGCCCACCCTAAATGCTGTGCCCTCGCCGCCCCAGCGCTACAGCAATGGGCCtagctcctcctcttcctcctcgctGGCCAATCAGCAGCTCCCGGCCACATGCGGCGCCCGACAGCTCAGCAAGCTCAAGCGCTTCCTGACGACGCTGCAGCAGTTCGGCAACGATATCTCACCCGAGATCGGAGAGAGTGTCCGCAACCTGGTGCTGGCCCTCGTG AATTCAACAGTCACCATCGAGGAGTTCCACTCAAGGCTCCAGGAGGCCACCAACTTTCCCCTGAGGCCCTTCGTCATTCCCTTCCTCAAG gCCAACCTGCCCCTGCTGCAGAGGGAGTTGCTCCACTGTGCGCGTGCGGCCAAGCAGACCCCAGCCCAGTACCTATCCCAACACGAGCACCTCCTACTCAGCACCACTCTGGCCTCGCCCCCCGACTCCTCGGAACTGCTGCTGGAgcccagcgagagagagagaaacgcgaCAGTTAAGAGACACAGTCCTAACAG GGGAAAAGAGAACGGCTTCCACGAGCGCCCCCCTGCCCCCCTGGAGCCCCCGGCTAAGCGCATCTGCACCATCAGCCCGGCGCCCCGCCATAGCCCGGCCAACCCCCTGCCCCTCAGCGCTCAGCTGCACCCCACGCCGCCCCCTCTGCAGCACTACGCCCTTGAGGACATCAGCGCCCCCCATCTGCTGCACCGGGAGAGCGGCCACCGGATACTGGAGCTCCGCGAGCTCAAGGACAGGCCTAGACTACCTG GCTCTAACGGGGGTTACCGCGAGGAGCCCGTGGACCAcaggctgacagacagagagtgggCCGACGAGTGGAGGCATCTGGATCAT GTGTTGAATTGCATTGTTGAGATGGTGGAGAAGACGCGGCGGTCAGTGGCTGTGCTGCGGCGCTGTCAGGAGTCGGACCGCGAGGAGCTCAACTACTGGCGGCGGCGTTCCAGCGAGCAGGAAGACTCCCGCAAGGGAGGGGCCGCCACCATGCCCACCCCCTTCTCCAAGACCCACAGTCCCCGCAAAGCAGCCGTTCCCGCCCCCTTCTCCAAGACCCACAGCCCCCACACAACCGAGGGACTcagcagtg AATCCCAGAGAGACTTGGCGCCGCGACCAGGCTCGGGCTACGTGCCTGATGAGATCTGGAGAAAAGCTG AGGAGGCAGTGAACGAGGTGAAGCGCCAGGCCATGGACGAGGTCCAGAAAGCAGTGGCCGAGGCAGAGCACAAGGCCTTTGAGATGATCGCGTCCGAGCGGGCCAAGATGGAGAAGACACTGTCCGAGGCCAAGAGGAAGGCCACAGAGGACGCAATCCAGGTCATCAATGAGCAGGAGGACTCAAGCGAG tGTTGCTGGAACTGTGGTCGCAAGGCCAGCGAGACGTGCAGCGGCTGCAATGCAGCACGCTACTGCGGCTCCTTCTGCCAGCACAAGGACTGGGAGCGCCACCACCTCATCTGCAGCCCCGGCCTGCAGACCCAGCCCAAGCCCGTGTCCGCCATCACAGCTGCCAGGGCCGCTGCAGCCGCCGCCGCTGTTACCGCAGGAGCCAAGGCCCCCGAGAGCGTACCAACCACTGCCAGTCCCGGGGGGGAGAAGGGGTTGGTGGCCTCTCGTTCCTCCACCCCATCCACTCCCACATTAGTGCTAGAGACCAACGGGCAGTAA
- the LOC129815689 gene encoding protein CBFA2T2-like isoform X2 has product MVGITGALQYSGEKKTPAMPGSPVDVKTHSRPVPRPVPSSSSATMPPLPSVNPSGPRPASFSSTTLTNGIHHSPPTLNAVPSPPQRYSNGPSSSSSSSLANQQLPATCGARQLSKLKRFLTTLQQFGNDISPEIGESVRNLVLALVNSTVTIEEFHSRLQEATNFPLRPFVIPFLKANLPLLQRELLHCARAAKQTPAQYLSQHEHLLLSTTLASPPDSSELLLEPSERERNATVKRHSPNRGKENGFHERPPAPLEPPAKRICTISPAPRHSPANPLPLSAQLHPTPPPLQHYALEDISAPHLLHRESGHRILELRELKDRPRLPGSNGGYREEPVDHRLTDREWADEWRHLDHVLNCIVEMVEKTRRSVAVLRRCQESDREELNYWRRRSSEQEDSRKGGAATMPTPFSKTHSPRKAAVPAPFSKTHSPHTTEGLSSESQRDLAPRPGSGYVPDEIWRKAEEAVNEVKRQAMDEVQKAVAEAEHKAFEMIASERAKMEKTLSEAKRKATEDAIQVINEQEDSSECCWNCGRKASETCSGCNAARYCGSFCQHKDWERHHLICSPGLQTQPKPVSAITAARAAAAAAAVTAGAKAPESVPTTASPGGEKGLVASRSSTPSTPTLVLETNGQ; this is encoded by the exons acAGTGGTGAGAAGAAGACCCCTGCCATGCCCGGCTCTCCTGTGGATGTCAAGACTCATTCCAGACCAGTCCCCAGACCagtccccagcagcagcagcgccACCATGCCGCCCCTGCCCTCCGTGAACCCCAGCGGACCCCGGccagcctccttctcctccaccacTC TGACCAATGGAATCCACCACTCCCCGCCCACCCTAAATGCTGTGCCCTCGCCGCCCCAGCGCTACAGCAATGGGCCtagctcctcctcttcctcctcgctGGCCAATCAGCAGCTCCCGGCCACATGCGGCGCCCGACAGCTCAGCAAGCTCAAGCGCTTCCTGACGACGCTGCAGCAGTTCGGCAACGATATCTCACCCGAGATCGGAGAGAGTGTCCGCAACCTGGTGCTGGCCCTCGTG AATTCAACAGTCACCATCGAGGAGTTCCACTCAAGGCTCCAGGAGGCCACCAACTTTCCCCTGAGGCCCTTCGTCATTCCCTTCCTCAAG gCCAACCTGCCCCTGCTGCAGAGGGAGTTGCTCCACTGTGCGCGTGCGGCCAAGCAGACCCCAGCCCAGTACCTATCCCAACACGAGCACCTCCTACTCAGCACCACTCTGGCCTCGCCCCCCGACTCCTCGGAACTGCTGCTGGAgcccagcgagagagagagaaacgcgaCAGTTAAGAGACACAGTCCTAACAG GGGAAAAGAGAACGGCTTCCACGAGCGCCCCCCTGCCCCCCTGGAGCCCCCGGCTAAGCGCATCTGCACCATCAGCCCGGCGCCCCGCCATAGCCCGGCCAACCCCCTGCCCCTCAGCGCTCAGCTGCACCCCACGCCGCCCCCTCTGCAGCACTACGCCCTTGAGGACATCAGCGCCCCCCATCTGCTGCACCGGGAGAGCGGCCACCGGATACTGGAGCTCCGCGAGCTCAAGGACAGGCCTAGACTACCTG GCTCTAACGGGGGTTACCGCGAGGAGCCCGTGGACCAcaggctgacagacagagagtgggCCGACGAGTGGAGGCATCTGGATCAT GTGTTGAATTGCATTGTTGAGATGGTGGAGAAGACGCGGCGGTCAGTGGCTGTGCTGCGGCGCTGTCAGGAGTCGGACCGCGAGGAGCTCAACTACTGGCGGCGGCGTTCCAGCGAGCAGGAAGACTCCCGCAAGGGAGGGGCCGCCACCATGCCCACCCCCTTCTCCAAGACCCACAGTCCCCGCAAAGCAGCCGTTCCCGCCCCCTTCTCCAAGACCCACAGCCCCCACACAACCGAGGGACTcagcagtg AATCCCAGAGAGACTTGGCGCCGCGACCAGGCTCGGGCTACGTGCCTGATGAGATCTGGAGAAAAGCTG AGGAGGCAGTGAACGAGGTGAAGCGCCAGGCCATGGACGAGGTCCAGAAAGCAGTGGCCGAGGCAGAGCACAAGGCCTTTGAGATGATCGCGTCCGAGCGGGCCAAGATGGAGAAGACACTGTCCGAGGCCAAGAGGAAGGCCACAGAGGACGCAATCCAGGTCATCAATGAGCAGGAGGACTCAAGCGAG tGTTGCTGGAACTGTGGTCGCAAGGCCAGCGAGACGTGCAGCGGCTGCAATGCAGCACGCTACTGCGGCTCCTTCTGCCAGCACAAGGACTGGGAGCGCCACCACCTCATCTGCAGCCCCGGCCTGCAGACCCAGCCCAAGCCCGTGTCCGCCATCACAGCTGCCAGGGCCGCTGCAGCCGCCGCCGCTGTTACCGCAGGAGCCAAGGCCCCCGAGAGCGTACCAACCACTGCCAGTCCCGGGGGGGAGAAGGGGTTGGTGGCCTCTCGTTCCTCCACCCCATCCACTCCCACATTAGTGCTAGAGACCAACGGGCAGTAA
- the LOC129815689 gene encoding protein CBFA2T2-like isoform X1, which translates to MEDGGQRKEGGGGGLGNRGSNDSGEKKTPAMPGSPVDVKTHSRPVPRPVPSSSSATMPPLPSVNPSGPRPASFSSTTLTNGIHHSPPTLNAVPSPPQRYSNGPSSSSSSSLANQQLPATCGARQLSKLKRFLTTLQQFGNDISPEIGESVRNLVLALVNSTVTIEEFHSRLQEATNFPLRPFVIPFLKANLPLLQRELLHCARAAKQTPAQYLSQHEHLLLSTTLASPPDSSELLLEPSERERNATVKRHSPNRGKENGFHERPPAPLEPPAKRICTISPAPRHSPANPLPLSAQLHPTPPPLQHYALEDISAPHLLHRESGHRILELRELKDRPRLPGSNGGYREEPVDHRLTDREWADEWRHLDHVLNCIVEMVEKTRRSVAVLRRCQESDREELNYWRRRSSEQEDSRKGGAATMPTPFSKTHSPRKAAVPAPFSKTHSPHTTEGLSSESQRDLAPRPGSGYVPDEIWRKAEEAVNEVKRQAMDEVQKAVAEAEHKAFEMIASERAKMEKTLSEAKRKATEDAIQVINEQEDSSECCWNCGRKASETCSGCNAARYCGSFCQHKDWERHHLICSPGLQTQPKPVSAITAARAAAAAAAVTAGAKAPESVPTTASPGGEKGLVASRSSTPSTPTLVLETNGQ; encoded by the exons acAGTGGTGAGAAGAAGACCCCTGCCATGCCCGGCTCTCCTGTGGATGTCAAGACTCATTCCAGACCAGTCCCCAGACCagtccccagcagcagcagcgccACCATGCCGCCCCTGCCCTCCGTGAACCCCAGCGGACCCCGGccagcctccttctcctccaccacTC TGACCAATGGAATCCACCACTCCCCGCCCACCCTAAATGCTGTGCCCTCGCCGCCCCAGCGCTACAGCAATGGGCCtagctcctcctcttcctcctcgctGGCCAATCAGCAGCTCCCGGCCACATGCGGCGCCCGACAGCTCAGCAAGCTCAAGCGCTTCCTGACGACGCTGCAGCAGTTCGGCAACGATATCTCACCCGAGATCGGAGAGAGTGTCCGCAACCTGGTGCTGGCCCTCGTG AATTCAACAGTCACCATCGAGGAGTTCCACTCAAGGCTCCAGGAGGCCACCAACTTTCCCCTGAGGCCCTTCGTCATTCCCTTCCTCAAG gCCAACCTGCCCCTGCTGCAGAGGGAGTTGCTCCACTGTGCGCGTGCGGCCAAGCAGACCCCAGCCCAGTACCTATCCCAACACGAGCACCTCCTACTCAGCACCACTCTGGCCTCGCCCCCCGACTCCTCGGAACTGCTGCTGGAgcccagcgagagagagagaaacgcgaCAGTTAAGAGACACAGTCCTAACAG GGGAAAAGAGAACGGCTTCCACGAGCGCCCCCCTGCCCCCCTGGAGCCCCCGGCTAAGCGCATCTGCACCATCAGCCCGGCGCCCCGCCATAGCCCGGCCAACCCCCTGCCCCTCAGCGCTCAGCTGCACCCCACGCCGCCCCCTCTGCAGCACTACGCCCTTGAGGACATCAGCGCCCCCCATCTGCTGCACCGGGAGAGCGGCCACCGGATACTGGAGCTCCGCGAGCTCAAGGACAGGCCTAGACTACCTG GCTCTAACGGGGGTTACCGCGAGGAGCCCGTGGACCAcaggctgacagacagagagtgggCCGACGAGTGGAGGCATCTGGATCAT GTGTTGAATTGCATTGTTGAGATGGTGGAGAAGACGCGGCGGTCAGTGGCTGTGCTGCGGCGCTGTCAGGAGTCGGACCGCGAGGAGCTCAACTACTGGCGGCGGCGTTCCAGCGAGCAGGAAGACTCCCGCAAGGGAGGGGCCGCCACCATGCCCACCCCCTTCTCCAAGACCCACAGTCCCCGCAAAGCAGCCGTTCCCGCCCCCTTCTCCAAGACCCACAGCCCCCACACAACCGAGGGACTcagcagtg AATCCCAGAGAGACTTGGCGCCGCGACCAGGCTCGGGCTACGTGCCTGATGAGATCTGGAGAAAAGCTG AGGAGGCAGTGAACGAGGTGAAGCGCCAGGCCATGGACGAGGTCCAGAAAGCAGTGGCCGAGGCAGAGCACAAGGCCTTTGAGATGATCGCGTCCGAGCGGGCCAAGATGGAGAAGACACTGTCCGAGGCCAAGAGGAAGGCCACAGAGGACGCAATCCAGGTCATCAATGAGCAGGAGGACTCAAGCGAG tGTTGCTGGAACTGTGGTCGCAAGGCCAGCGAGACGTGCAGCGGCTGCAATGCAGCACGCTACTGCGGCTCCTTCTGCCAGCACAAGGACTGGGAGCGCCACCACCTCATCTGCAGCCCCGGCCTGCAGACCCAGCCCAAGCCCGTGTCCGCCATCACAGCTGCCAGGGCCGCTGCAGCCGCCGCCGCTGTTACCGCAGGAGCCAAGGCCCCCGAGAGCGTACCAACCACTGCCAGTCCCGGGGGGGAGAAGGGGTTGGTGGCCTCTCGTTCCTCCACCCCATCCACTCCCACATTAGTGCTAGAGACCAACGGGCAGTAA